The proteins below come from a single Aegilops tauschii subsp. strangulata cultivar AL8/78 chromosome 6, Aet v6.0, whole genome shotgun sequence genomic window:
- the LOC109765687 gene encoding protein ACTIVITY OF BC1 COMPLEX KINASE 8, chloroplastic isoform X4 yields the protein MSVAAAAASLVASSSLSVPDHLRLRRPPPPLRFRRRSKDRLVLAVLEEKSSSALTEEEARKFGLNGSASRLGYDDAAVEAYLGSNGNGNSNSNRSASRSGNGASVKPVPSGSGTSVVSGRGPGEDERRRKERVEEIGREDAWFKRSDGEAMPKVSVVPGGRWNRFKTYSTIQRTLEIWGSVFAFIFKVWLNNQKFTYRGGMTEEKRVMRRKVLAKWLKESILRLGPTFIKIGQQFSTRVDILPKEYVDQLSELQDQVPPFPSETAVSTIEEELGASVNEIFERFDVEPLAAASLGQVHRACLNGQEVVLKVQRPGLKELFDIDLKNLRVIAEYLQKVDPKSDGAKRDWVAIYDECANVLYQEIDYTKEAFNAEKFAENFKNMDYVKVPEIYWEYTTPQVLTMEYVPGIKINRIQQIDKLGLDRKRLGRYAVESYLEQILSHGFFHADPHPGNIAVDDANGGRLIFYDFGMMGRLLMIILFPPKSIYVISLIFILFTCSISPNIREGLLEVFYGVYEKDPDKVLQAMVQMGVLVPTGDMTAVRRTAQFFLDSFEERLAAQRKEREMATVEPGFKKQLSKEEKFEKKKQRLAAIGEDLLAIAADQPFRFPATFTFVVRAFSVLDGIGKGLDPRFDITEIAKPYAMELLRFNEAGVEVLVKDARKRWDRQSRAFYNVFRQPDRVEKLAQIIERLEQGDLKLRVRALESERSFQRVAAVQKTIGYGVAAGSLVNLATILHLNSIRMPATIGYCLCAFFGLQILLGVLKVKKLDQQERLITGTA from the exons ATGTCCGTCGCGGCCGCGGCCGCCTCCCTCGTCGCCTCCTCTTCGCTCTCCGTTCCCgaccacctccgcctccgccgccccccGCCACCGCTCCGCTTCCGCCGCCGATCAAAGGACCGCCTCGTTCTTGCTGTTCTCGAGGAGAAATCCTCCTCTGCGCTTACTGAGGAGGAAGCAAGGAAGTTCGGGCTCAACGGGAGCGCGAGCAGGCTCGGGTACGACGATGCCGCGGTGGAGGCGTACCTCGGGTCCAACGGCAACGgaaacagcaacagcaacaggaGTGCGAGTAGGAGTGGGAACGGCGCGAGCGTGAAGCCCGTGCCATCCGGGTCTGGCACTTCTGTGGTATCCGGCCGTGGGCCGGGTGAGGatgagaggaggaggaaggagagagtGGAGGAGATAGGCAGGGAGGACGCATGGTTTAAGCGAAGCGACGGAGAGGCCATGCCCAAG GTGTCTGTTGTTCCTGGTGGTCGTTGGAATCGGTTTAAAACCTATTCAACGATTCAAAGAACCTTGGAGATATGGGGCTCTGTCTTCGCATTTATATTCAAGGTTTGGCTCAACAACCAGAAGTTCACTTATCGAG GGGGGATGACGGAAGAGAAAAGGGTAATGAGGAGGAAAGTTCTTGCCAAGTGGCTCAAGGAGAGTATTTTGAGATTAGGCCCCACATTTATTAAAATAGGACAGCAATTCTCCACCAGGGTGGATATTCTTCCAAAAGAATATGTGGATCAATTATCTGAATTGCAG GATCAGGTCCCTCCATTCCCTTCAGAGACAGCTGTGTCAACTATTGAAGAAGAGCTGGGAGCATCTGTAAATGAGATATTTGAACGATTTGACGTTGAACCATTAGCTGCTGCTAGCCTCG GCCAGGTTCATCGGGCATGCCTAAATGGCCAAGAAGTTGTACTCAAGGTGCAAAGGCCTGGTCTGAAAGAGCTGTTTGATATTGATCTGAAGAATTTAAGG GTAATAGCAGAATACCTTCAGAAAGTGGATCCCAAGTCAGATGGTGCCAAGAGAGACTGGGTTGCTATTTATGATGAATGTGCAAATGTATTATATCAG GAAATAGACTATACCAAAGAAGCATTTAATGCTGAAAAGTTTGCTGAAAACTTCAAAAATATGGACTATGTGAAGGTTCCAGAAATTTACTGGGAGTATACTACACCTCAG GTTCTAACAATGGAGTATGTCCCAGGAATCAAAATAAATAGGATACAGCAGATAGATAAGTTAGGGCTTGATCGGAAAAG GTTAGGCCGGTATGCTGTTGAGTCCTACCTTGAGCAGATTTTATCGCATGGATTTTTCCACGCCGACCCG CATCCAGGGAACATTGCTGTTGATGATGCCAATGGTGGGAGGCTTATCTTCTACGACTTTGGGATGATGGGAAGGTTGCTTATGATCATTTTGTTTCCTCCAAAGTCCATTTATGTAATTAGTCTAATCTTCATTCTTTTTACTTGCAGTATTAGCCCGAATATCCGCGAAGGACTGCTTGAAGTATTTTATGGAGTTTATGAAAAAGATCCTGATAAA GTGCTTCAAGCAATGGTTCAAATGGGTGTCCTTGTTCCTACTGGAGATATGACAGCCGTCAGAAGAACAGCTCAATTTTTCCTGGATAG CTTTGAAGAGCGTCTAGCTGCAcaaaggaaagagagagagatggcAACCGTGGAACCTGGATTTAAAAAACAATTATCTAAGGAGGAAAAGTTTGAAAAGAAGAAGCAGAGACTTGCAGCTATCG GAGAGGATCTTTTggcaattgctgctgatcaaccATTTCGGTTTCCTGCCACCTTTACATTTGTGGTCAGAGCATTCTCAG TACTGGATGGTATTGGGAAAGGTTTAGATCCTAGATTTGATATTACAGAGATTGCTAAGCC TTATGCCATGGAGTTGCTCAGATTTAATGAAGCTGGTGTTGAAGTACTTGTTAAG GATGCAAGGAAGCGGTGGGACAGGCAGTCTCGTGCATTCTACAATGTGTTCCGTCAACCTGACAGAGTCGAAAAACTTGCACAGATCATTGAGCGTTTG GAGCAAGGTGATCTCAAGCTTCGTGTCAGAGCATTAGAATCGGAAAGATCGTTTCAAAGAGTTGCTGCTGTACAGAAAACAATTGGATAT GGAGTGGCTGCGGGCAGTTTGGTAAACCTCGCTACCATTCTGCACCTCAATTCTATCCGG ATGCCAGCAACCATCGGATACTGTCTTTGTGCGTTCTTTGGACTACAAATCCTGCTTGGCGTTCTCAAGGTGAAGAAGCTGGACCAACAAGAGAGATTGATAACCGGCACTGCCTGA
- the LOC109765687 gene encoding protein ACTIVITY OF BC1 COMPLEX KINASE 8, chloroplastic isoform X3, translating into MSVAAAAASLVASSSLSVPDHLRLRRPPPPLRFRRRSKDRLVLAVLEEKSSSALTEEEARKFGLNGSASRLGYDDAAVEAYLGSNGNGNSNSNRSASRSGNGASVKPVPSGSGTSVVSGRGPGEDERRRKERVEEIGREDAWFKRSDGEAMPKVSVVPGGRWNRFKTYSTIQRTLEIWGSVFAFIFKASLDADELPAGGMTEEKRVMRRKVLAKWLKESILRLGPTFIKIGQQFSTRVDILPKEYVDQLSELQDQVPPFPSETAVSTIEEELGASVNEIFERFDVEPLAAASLGQVHRACLNGQEVVLKVQRPGLKELFDIDLKNLRVIAEYLQKVDPKSDGAKRDWVAIYDECANVLYQEIDYTKEAFNAEKFAENFKNMDYVKVPEIYWEYTTPQVLTMEYVPGIKINRIQQIDKLGLDRKRLGRYAVESYLEQILSHGFFHADPHPGNIAVDDANGGRLIFYDFGMMGSISPNIREGLLEVFYGVYEKDPDKVLQAMVQMGVLVPTGDMTAVRRTAQFFLDSFEERLAAQRKEREMATVEPGFKKQLSKEEKFEKKKQRLAAIGEDLLAIAADQPFRFPATFTFVVRAFSVLDGIGKGLDPRFDITEIAKPYAMELLRFNEAGVEVLVKDARKRWDRQSRAFYNVFRQPDRVEKLAQIIERLEQGDLKLRVRALESERSFQRVAAVQKTIGYGVAAGSLVNLATILHLNSIRMPATIGYCLCAFFGLQILLGVLKVKKLDQQERLITGTA; encoded by the exons ATGTCCGTCGCGGCCGCGGCCGCCTCCCTCGTCGCCTCCTCTTCGCTCTCCGTTCCCgaccacctccgcctccgccgccccccGCCACCGCTCCGCTTCCGCCGCCGATCAAAGGACCGCCTCGTTCTTGCTGTTCTCGAGGAGAAATCCTCCTCTGCGCTTACTGAGGAGGAAGCAAGGAAGTTCGGGCTCAACGGGAGCGCGAGCAGGCTCGGGTACGACGATGCCGCGGTGGAGGCGTACCTCGGGTCCAACGGCAACGgaaacagcaacagcaacaggaGTGCGAGTAGGAGTGGGAACGGCGCGAGCGTGAAGCCCGTGCCATCCGGGTCTGGCACTTCTGTGGTATCCGGCCGTGGGCCGGGTGAGGatgagaggaggaggaaggagagagtGGAGGAGATAGGCAGGGAGGACGCATGGTTTAAGCGAAGCGACGGAGAGGCCATGCCCAAG GTGTCTGTTGTTCCTGGTGGTCGTTGGAATCGGTTTAAAACCTATTCAACGATTCAAAGAACCTTGGAGATATGGGGCTCTGTCTTCGCATTTATATTCAAG GCATCCCTTGATGCCGATGAATTACCTGCAGGGGGGATGACGGAAGAGAAAAGGGTAATGAGGAGGAAAGTTCTTGCCAAGTGGCTCAAGGAGAGTATTTTGAGATTAGGCCCCACATTTATTAAAATAGGACAGCAATTCTCCACCAGGGTGGATATTCTTCCAAAAGAATATGTGGATCAATTATCTGAATTGCAG GATCAGGTCCCTCCATTCCCTTCAGAGACAGCTGTGTCAACTATTGAAGAAGAGCTGGGAGCATCTGTAAATGAGATATTTGAACGATTTGACGTTGAACCATTAGCTGCTGCTAGCCTCG GCCAGGTTCATCGGGCATGCCTAAATGGCCAAGAAGTTGTACTCAAGGTGCAAAGGCCTGGTCTGAAAGAGCTGTTTGATATTGATCTGAAGAATTTAAGG GTAATAGCAGAATACCTTCAGAAAGTGGATCCCAAGTCAGATGGTGCCAAGAGAGACTGGGTTGCTATTTATGATGAATGTGCAAATGTATTATATCAG GAAATAGACTATACCAAAGAAGCATTTAATGCTGAAAAGTTTGCTGAAAACTTCAAAAATATGGACTATGTGAAGGTTCCAGAAATTTACTGGGAGTATACTACACCTCAG GTTCTAACAATGGAGTATGTCCCAGGAATCAAAATAAATAGGATACAGCAGATAGATAAGTTAGGGCTTGATCGGAAAAG GTTAGGCCGGTATGCTGTTGAGTCCTACCTTGAGCAGATTTTATCGCATGGATTTTTCCACGCCGACCCG CATCCAGGGAACATTGCTGTTGATGATGCCAATGGTGGGAGGCTTATCTTCTACGACTTTGGGATGATGGGAAG TATTAGCCCGAATATCCGCGAAGGACTGCTTGAAGTATTTTATGGAGTTTATGAAAAAGATCCTGATAAA GTGCTTCAAGCAATGGTTCAAATGGGTGTCCTTGTTCCTACTGGAGATATGACAGCCGTCAGAAGAACAGCTCAATTTTTCCTGGATAG CTTTGAAGAGCGTCTAGCTGCAcaaaggaaagagagagagatggcAACCGTGGAACCTGGATTTAAAAAACAATTATCTAAGGAGGAAAAGTTTGAAAAGAAGAAGCAGAGACTTGCAGCTATCG GAGAGGATCTTTTggcaattgctgctgatcaaccATTTCGGTTTCCTGCCACCTTTACATTTGTGGTCAGAGCATTCTCAG TACTGGATGGTATTGGGAAAGGTTTAGATCCTAGATTTGATATTACAGAGATTGCTAAGCC TTATGCCATGGAGTTGCTCAGATTTAATGAAGCTGGTGTTGAAGTACTTGTTAAG GATGCAAGGAAGCGGTGGGACAGGCAGTCTCGTGCATTCTACAATGTGTTCCGTCAACCTGACAGAGTCGAAAAACTTGCACAGATCATTGAGCGTTTG GAGCAAGGTGATCTCAAGCTTCGTGTCAGAGCATTAGAATCGGAAAGATCGTTTCAAAGAGTTGCTGCTGTACAGAAAACAATTGGATAT GGAGTGGCTGCGGGCAGTTTGGTAAACCTCGCTACCATTCTGCACCTCAATTCTATCCGG ATGCCAGCAACCATCGGATACTGTCTTTGTGCGTTCTTTGGACTACAAATCCTGCTTGGCGTTCTCAAGGTGAAGAAGCTGGACCAACAAGAGAGATTGATAACCGGCACTGCCTGA
- the LOC109765687 gene encoding protein ACTIVITY OF BC1 COMPLEX KINASE 8, chloroplastic isoform X1, producing the protein MSVAAAAASLVASSSLSVPDHLRLRRPPPPLRFRRRSKDRLVLAVLEEKSSSALTEEEARKFGLNGSASRLGYDDAAVEAYLGSNGNGNSNSNRSASRSGNGASVKPVPSGSGTSVVSGRGPGEDERRRKERVEEIGREDAWFKRSDGEAMPKVSVVPGGRWNRFKTYSTIQRTLEIWGSVFAFIFKASLDADELPAGGMTEEKRVMRRKVLAKWLKESILRLGPTFIKIGQQFSTRVDILPKEYVDQLSELQDQVPPFPSETAVSTIEEELGASVNEIFERFDVEPLAAASLGQVHRACLNGQEVVLKVQRPGLKELFDIDLKNLRVIAEYLQKVDPKSDGAKRDWVAIYDECANVLYQEIDYTKEAFNAEKFAENFKNMDYVKVPEIYWEYTTPQVLTMEYVPGIKINRIQQIDKLGLDRKRLGRYAVESYLEQILSHGFFHADPHPGNIAVDDANGGRLIFYDFGMMGRLLMIILFPPKSIYVISLIFILFTCSISPNIREGLLEVFYGVYEKDPDKVLQAMVQMGVLVPTGDMTAVRRTAQFFLDSFEERLAAQRKEREMATVEPGFKKQLSKEEKFEKKKQRLAAIGEDLLAIAADQPFRFPATFTFVVRAFSVLDGIGKGLDPRFDITEIAKPYAMELLRFNEAGVEVLVKDARKRWDRQSRAFYNVFRQPDRVEKLAQIIERLEQGDLKLRVRALESERSFQRVAAVQKTIGYGVAAGSLVNLATILHLNSIRMPATIGYCLCAFFGLQILLGVLKVKKLDQQERLITGTA; encoded by the exons ATGTCCGTCGCGGCCGCGGCCGCCTCCCTCGTCGCCTCCTCTTCGCTCTCCGTTCCCgaccacctccgcctccgccgccccccGCCACCGCTCCGCTTCCGCCGCCGATCAAAGGACCGCCTCGTTCTTGCTGTTCTCGAGGAGAAATCCTCCTCTGCGCTTACTGAGGAGGAAGCAAGGAAGTTCGGGCTCAACGGGAGCGCGAGCAGGCTCGGGTACGACGATGCCGCGGTGGAGGCGTACCTCGGGTCCAACGGCAACGgaaacagcaacagcaacaggaGTGCGAGTAGGAGTGGGAACGGCGCGAGCGTGAAGCCCGTGCCATCCGGGTCTGGCACTTCTGTGGTATCCGGCCGTGGGCCGGGTGAGGatgagaggaggaggaaggagagagtGGAGGAGATAGGCAGGGAGGACGCATGGTTTAAGCGAAGCGACGGAGAGGCCATGCCCAAG GTGTCTGTTGTTCCTGGTGGTCGTTGGAATCGGTTTAAAACCTATTCAACGATTCAAAGAACCTTGGAGATATGGGGCTCTGTCTTCGCATTTATATTCAAG GCATCCCTTGATGCCGATGAATTACCTGCAGGGGGGATGACGGAAGAGAAAAGGGTAATGAGGAGGAAAGTTCTTGCCAAGTGGCTCAAGGAGAGTATTTTGAGATTAGGCCCCACATTTATTAAAATAGGACAGCAATTCTCCACCAGGGTGGATATTCTTCCAAAAGAATATGTGGATCAATTATCTGAATTGCAG GATCAGGTCCCTCCATTCCCTTCAGAGACAGCTGTGTCAACTATTGAAGAAGAGCTGGGAGCATCTGTAAATGAGATATTTGAACGATTTGACGTTGAACCATTAGCTGCTGCTAGCCTCG GCCAGGTTCATCGGGCATGCCTAAATGGCCAAGAAGTTGTACTCAAGGTGCAAAGGCCTGGTCTGAAAGAGCTGTTTGATATTGATCTGAAGAATTTAAGG GTAATAGCAGAATACCTTCAGAAAGTGGATCCCAAGTCAGATGGTGCCAAGAGAGACTGGGTTGCTATTTATGATGAATGTGCAAATGTATTATATCAG GAAATAGACTATACCAAAGAAGCATTTAATGCTGAAAAGTTTGCTGAAAACTTCAAAAATATGGACTATGTGAAGGTTCCAGAAATTTACTGGGAGTATACTACACCTCAG GTTCTAACAATGGAGTATGTCCCAGGAATCAAAATAAATAGGATACAGCAGATAGATAAGTTAGGGCTTGATCGGAAAAG GTTAGGCCGGTATGCTGTTGAGTCCTACCTTGAGCAGATTTTATCGCATGGATTTTTCCACGCCGACCCG CATCCAGGGAACATTGCTGTTGATGATGCCAATGGTGGGAGGCTTATCTTCTACGACTTTGGGATGATGGGAAGGTTGCTTATGATCATTTTGTTTCCTCCAAAGTCCATTTATGTAATTAGTCTAATCTTCATTCTTTTTACTTGCAGTATTAGCCCGAATATCCGCGAAGGACTGCTTGAAGTATTTTATGGAGTTTATGAAAAAGATCCTGATAAA GTGCTTCAAGCAATGGTTCAAATGGGTGTCCTTGTTCCTACTGGAGATATGACAGCCGTCAGAAGAACAGCTCAATTTTTCCTGGATAG CTTTGAAGAGCGTCTAGCTGCAcaaaggaaagagagagagatggcAACCGTGGAACCTGGATTTAAAAAACAATTATCTAAGGAGGAAAAGTTTGAAAAGAAGAAGCAGAGACTTGCAGCTATCG GAGAGGATCTTTTggcaattgctgctgatcaaccATTTCGGTTTCCTGCCACCTTTACATTTGTGGTCAGAGCATTCTCAG TACTGGATGGTATTGGGAAAGGTTTAGATCCTAGATTTGATATTACAGAGATTGCTAAGCC TTATGCCATGGAGTTGCTCAGATTTAATGAAGCTGGTGTTGAAGTACTTGTTAAG GATGCAAGGAAGCGGTGGGACAGGCAGTCTCGTGCATTCTACAATGTGTTCCGTCAACCTGACAGAGTCGAAAAACTTGCACAGATCATTGAGCGTTTG GAGCAAGGTGATCTCAAGCTTCGTGTCAGAGCATTAGAATCGGAAAGATCGTTTCAAAGAGTTGCTGCTGTACAGAAAACAATTGGATAT GGAGTGGCTGCGGGCAGTTTGGTAAACCTCGCTACCATTCTGCACCTCAATTCTATCCGG ATGCCAGCAACCATCGGATACTGTCTTTGTGCGTTCTTTGGACTACAAATCCTGCTTGGCGTTCTCAAGGTGAAGAAGCTGGACCAACAAGAGAGATTGATAACCGGCACTGCCTGA
- the LOC109765687 gene encoding protein ACTIVITY OF BC1 COMPLEX KINASE 8, chloroplastic isoform X2 → MSVAAAAASLVASSSLSVPDHLRLRRPPPPLRFRRRSKDRLVLAVLEEKSSSALTEEEARKFGLNGSASRLGYDDAAVEAYLGSNGNGNSNSNRSASRSGNGASVKPVPSGSGTSVVSGRGPGEDERRRKERVEEIGREDAWFKRSDGEAMPKVSVVPGGRWNRFKTYSTIQRTLEIWGSVFAFIFKVWLNNQKFTYRGGMTEEKRVMRRKVLAKWLKESILRLGPTFIKIGQQFSTRVDILPKEYVDQLSELQDQVPPFPSETAVSTIEEELGASVNEIFERFDVEPLAAASLGQVHRACLNGQEVVLKVQRPGLKELFDIDLKNLRVIAEYLQKVDPKSDGAKRDWVAIYDECANVLYQEIDYTKEAFNAEKFAENFKNMDYVKVPEIYWEYTTPQVLTMEYVPGIKINRIQQIDKLGLDRKRLGRYAVESYLEQILSHGFFHADPHPGNIAVDDANGGRLIFYDFGMMGSISPNIREGLLEVFYGVYEKDPDKVLQAMVQMGVLVPTGDMTAVRRTAQFFLDSFEERLAAQRKEREMATVEPGFKKQLSKEEKFEKKKQRLAAIGEDLLAIAADQPFRFPATFTFVVRAFSVLDGIGKGLDPRFDITEIAKPYAMELLRFNEAGVEVLVKDARKRWDRQSRAFYNVFRQPDRVEKLAQIIERLEQGDLKLRVRALESERSFQRVAAVQKTIGYGVAAGSLVNLATILHLNSIRMPATIGYCLCAFFGLQILLGVLKVKKLDQQERLITGTA, encoded by the exons ATGTCCGTCGCGGCCGCGGCCGCCTCCCTCGTCGCCTCCTCTTCGCTCTCCGTTCCCgaccacctccgcctccgccgccccccGCCACCGCTCCGCTTCCGCCGCCGATCAAAGGACCGCCTCGTTCTTGCTGTTCTCGAGGAGAAATCCTCCTCTGCGCTTACTGAGGAGGAAGCAAGGAAGTTCGGGCTCAACGGGAGCGCGAGCAGGCTCGGGTACGACGATGCCGCGGTGGAGGCGTACCTCGGGTCCAACGGCAACGgaaacagcaacagcaacaggaGTGCGAGTAGGAGTGGGAACGGCGCGAGCGTGAAGCCCGTGCCATCCGGGTCTGGCACTTCTGTGGTATCCGGCCGTGGGCCGGGTGAGGatgagaggaggaggaaggagagagtGGAGGAGATAGGCAGGGAGGACGCATGGTTTAAGCGAAGCGACGGAGAGGCCATGCCCAAG GTGTCTGTTGTTCCTGGTGGTCGTTGGAATCGGTTTAAAACCTATTCAACGATTCAAAGAACCTTGGAGATATGGGGCTCTGTCTTCGCATTTATATTCAAGGTTTGGCTCAACAACCAGAAGTTCACTTATCGAG GGGGGATGACGGAAGAGAAAAGGGTAATGAGGAGGAAAGTTCTTGCCAAGTGGCTCAAGGAGAGTATTTTGAGATTAGGCCCCACATTTATTAAAATAGGACAGCAATTCTCCACCAGGGTGGATATTCTTCCAAAAGAATATGTGGATCAATTATCTGAATTGCAG GATCAGGTCCCTCCATTCCCTTCAGAGACAGCTGTGTCAACTATTGAAGAAGAGCTGGGAGCATCTGTAAATGAGATATTTGAACGATTTGACGTTGAACCATTAGCTGCTGCTAGCCTCG GCCAGGTTCATCGGGCATGCCTAAATGGCCAAGAAGTTGTACTCAAGGTGCAAAGGCCTGGTCTGAAAGAGCTGTTTGATATTGATCTGAAGAATTTAAGG GTAATAGCAGAATACCTTCAGAAAGTGGATCCCAAGTCAGATGGTGCCAAGAGAGACTGGGTTGCTATTTATGATGAATGTGCAAATGTATTATATCAG GAAATAGACTATACCAAAGAAGCATTTAATGCTGAAAAGTTTGCTGAAAACTTCAAAAATATGGACTATGTGAAGGTTCCAGAAATTTACTGGGAGTATACTACACCTCAG GTTCTAACAATGGAGTATGTCCCAGGAATCAAAATAAATAGGATACAGCAGATAGATAAGTTAGGGCTTGATCGGAAAAG GTTAGGCCGGTATGCTGTTGAGTCCTACCTTGAGCAGATTTTATCGCATGGATTTTTCCACGCCGACCCG CATCCAGGGAACATTGCTGTTGATGATGCCAATGGTGGGAGGCTTATCTTCTACGACTTTGGGATGATGGGAAG TATTAGCCCGAATATCCGCGAAGGACTGCTTGAAGTATTTTATGGAGTTTATGAAAAAGATCCTGATAAA GTGCTTCAAGCAATGGTTCAAATGGGTGTCCTTGTTCCTACTGGAGATATGACAGCCGTCAGAAGAACAGCTCAATTTTTCCTGGATAG CTTTGAAGAGCGTCTAGCTGCAcaaaggaaagagagagagatggcAACCGTGGAACCTGGATTTAAAAAACAATTATCTAAGGAGGAAAAGTTTGAAAAGAAGAAGCAGAGACTTGCAGCTATCG GAGAGGATCTTTTggcaattgctgctgatcaaccATTTCGGTTTCCTGCCACCTTTACATTTGTGGTCAGAGCATTCTCAG TACTGGATGGTATTGGGAAAGGTTTAGATCCTAGATTTGATATTACAGAGATTGCTAAGCC TTATGCCATGGAGTTGCTCAGATTTAATGAAGCTGGTGTTGAAGTACTTGTTAAG GATGCAAGGAAGCGGTGGGACAGGCAGTCTCGTGCATTCTACAATGTGTTCCGTCAACCTGACAGAGTCGAAAAACTTGCACAGATCATTGAGCGTTTG GAGCAAGGTGATCTCAAGCTTCGTGTCAGAGCATTAGAATCGGAAAGATCGTTTCAAAGAGTTGCTGCTGTACAGAAAACAATTGGATAT GGAGTGGCTGCGGGCAGTTTGGTAAACCTCGCTACCATTCTGCACCTCAATTCTATCCGG ATGCCAGCAACCATCGGATACTGTCTTTGTGCGTTCTTTGGACTACAAATCCTGCTTGGCGTTCTCAAGGTGAAGAAGCTGGACCAACAAGAGAGATTGATAACCGGCACTGCCTGA